Genomic segment of Salvia hispanica cultivar TCC Black 2014 chromosome 2, UniMelb_Shisp_WGS_1.0, whole genome shotgun sequence:
ATGTAATAAGggtactatataaaaatttacatatatcTGAGGCCGCGTTAAGCATAAAGAGAAAAGTGAGAgaagattaaaattattttaacttttacatttaataaaacagagtcatttttttattgaaacaatattgttttgattaaaacgatcatattttgtttgtcataacattttcttttgtcatatttttttctcgttTGATTTTATAGGATAAcgaagaaaaatcaaaatttcataatttgttattctaattttactaaaaaatatgcTAAACTATCAAAATTTCGTAATTATGGCGACAATTTTTTCTAACAATTGtccatgtaattttttaatgttctTGTATCcaatatttatacaattataGTACTAAAACTATATTGTTACATTTAGAATATTTCTGTGAtgcatatatatgcatatagtTTTACATGATCTCAAAAATGATGGTGGTCCGATTAAGTTACAAAATTGTTAGTTAAGTGGTCCGATTAAGTTTTTACCTTGacacttttatattttggaaattataAAGTATTACCTATTAAATTGGAAGAATTATCATGCCTCATTCATAGCTCCAAATTTCTGCCGTATTGAATCTTTCACTTCATAATCATCATTgacttataaataaattttttaaaactagtaCTCGGAGTATAtactaacaaaaataatcaattgcaTTGAGTCGTATTCAAAAAGGCAGTCTTAGCCGTCGTTATcgtaaagaaaagaaattgggAATTTAAAATTCTTGTCGTGGGTAATTGCGTTGTTTGTCATTTTTGCGTGTTTAATAGTAAATTGAATGCTACTAAAATACATTTTGTTGGATGTCAATATTCTTGACGAGGAAGATAGTGACAGAGGAGAATGCATAGGTTAATACGACTCAATCGCTTCATTAGtcaattactagtatttttcaaCCAGattgaaaaatactaaaatagtGTGAAATTGAAGCAACTTTACGgcccaaataatttattaatttcccATGCcaaatgtttataatttagttTAGTGTTACCCCCAATCAACCTATTTTTCGACTATTaaattcttttctcttttaacTACCATATGTAGAATTATAACCTACGTATAACTCATAAATAGGGTAGTCACTCCATGCATTTCACGTGCCAACAATACacactctttctctctctgctTTGTTCTTCTATCACTAGAGACGAAGCCGTTTCATCATTGGAAACGACATGTCAAATCCGAGGACACTACCAGAGTGTATCTCATCTTGCGAAAATGAAGACTCCTCGACTCAACTTATTTCTTACAGTTTTGTAGTTTCGACTATTTCAGTTGTAATTTTCCTTCCAATTTCATTTGTGTTGTACTACATTGACTAGAGTTTATACACTGTTTCTAACATAGATTTCGTTACATTTTAGGAGTTTCGTTATACATGCAAAttcttaataatttatatttactaatatacatttaaacacaTATGACTGTTCGGAATAAAAGATCAAAACATTTTCAACTACATACGAGCTTGTTTTAGCTTGTAGTAGATCTGAAGtcataaattcttttttccttttttttgatAGTGCAAACACACTTTTTAAATGTACGAGTGATTTAAAcaatttatctaaattttttttccatcatgTTTATGCTCATTGATTtatgattatcattatttactGCTATGATTGAAAAACATTGATCggaattattaataaataaaattctaaaaccAATTAATGAATagagtaaaatattttccattaaatccaaaaaatatgcaaatgaGATTGAAAATTTCTCTTGTGGGCATAATAATAACCTAAAAGTCAAAACCATGtctgaaagagaaaaaggctgtgatcaaataacaaaaaaaggaaaatctcATAAATATTCCCCACTTATTTTTACGGCATGTGGAGTTTGTTACACAAGCTCACTATCTTAGCAAGTGAcattatcataaatttaatgtaCAAGGAGGATACCATATCCTAAATCTTGTCAAGAATCATGGAAATGCACCATTTCCCCCACACTCAGTCCATGGCTACAACTACTTCTCAACTTGGCAATGGAGATCATCAAGAAAAACTGCGCGATACCTCGGCTTAGGAGTTCTCATGGAAGTTCAACGAGCGGGAGAGTGCTGCCGGATTCGCTTGTAACACCGTCGAGGCCTCTGAACCGAGGCTCTTTTCATCACCTTTAGATTGTGGTTGGAAGACCTTGAAAAGGCCGCTGCCACCACCGCTGGCCCCCACAGCTCCGGCTCTCTCGTTCTTTATCCCCAACGTTGCCCATATCGAGCTCTTAGCAGCCTCTCCCGGATCGTCAATCCTCAATGTTTTTGGAAACCATAGATTTCTCTCAAGATTGCTCTCCTTTGGTTCCCCTTCCTCTGCATTTGCAGGTTTTGGCGCGGTTTCTTCTCTCAAATGCTTCCCCAAAGTCGGGGAGTTTGGGCTAGGAGGCGTCTGGAGAGCAGTTGGCGGTTGTTGCATAACATACGGGACGTTCCAAGCACCAGGCACTGCACAAGCCCAATAAGGTGGTGGTGCTGCAGCATAGAACGGCACAGGAAAGCTCGGTGGAGATACAGCAGAGTTCCACTGCACGGGATTCCACGGGTAGGGCCAGGGGCCTCCCGGATAGCATGGCACCTGATGAGGCAAGGGATGGCCGTTTGGCATCATCTTGGGCTTCTTACCTACTTCGTCCTTCGAACTTGAAGCCGTGGTGGAAGAATCATCCCCGCTCTCCTTACTCCGAACAGACATCTCCATCTCTTCGGGTCTGTGGAATCCGTTTCTTGAGTTTGTTTTATCAACAATGTTCAAAACCGACGCCATGGATTCACATAGGGGTGAATCTGAGTCGAAGGTGAGAAGAGTGCCGTTGGGGTTGACAGCAGCGTGGTGAGCACTCTGAAGGGCCTCCGGGACAGTGATATGGCCGTACTGGGGAACAGAGTTCTTGTTCTTACGTCGACCAGCACCTACAGGCACGTTCCTCATGGTCCCTCCGGCTGTCCAGTATCTCTGGCAGTTCTTGCAGAAATGCCTAGGTTGGTTCACGTTGTAATTGTTGAAGTAACAAAACTTTGTATCCATGCTATTGCAGCGAGGACACGGGATTATCTTGTCAGGCTTCTTGAGGGTTTTCTCCTGTGAGTTACTTGTCTCGTTTTGGTCATCATCGCCCGTCACCATCTTCTCTGATCCAGCTTCAGCCTCAGAGGGTGGATTTGGATCCTCAGCTATGGCTCGATACTCACTGGAATCTATCAATTCCTCAGAGTCTTTAGCATGATCTTGTTTAGGACTTGACATACTCTGCATATACATCATTCAGAAATCagaaatccaaagtccaaagcTACAATAGTTTTCAACACTGAACATATAACATCATGAAGTCACTCAATCATACGCCTTATCGACTTATCACATATACAACATCGACTCTCATAGCACAGTTTTGTATACCAATTTCACTCAAGAAGAACTATAACAGCCAGCAATATCACATCTGATAAACAATCAGATGCTTCTTTCACCTTTTCTATTTCAGTTTATTAACCAGATTAAGTAAAATTGTTCCTTTAACTTCCATTCTTATGCATCAGCACAATCTATCACAACATCAAAATTCTTCTATAACCAAGAGTCTCTCCAAATCTGAATTTCAGCTAGTTAATCGTATCTtcaattcttgttttttatttcaatgaaCAGAAAACTCTCCTTAATCCATTGTTATTTACTGTTGAAAATTAACATATTCCTAAAGTGAAATT
This window contains:
- the LOC125207423 gene encoding cyclic dof factor 2-like — protein: MTEKDNTVSEVRLFGKTIELPAAENGAPVSARSCDADRSNQEPPCSSDSMLQDGGLNGDAEDQEFSESMSSPKQDHAKDSEELIDSSEYRAIAEDPNPPSEAEAGSEKMVTGDDDQNETSNSQEKTLKKPDKIIPCPRCNSMDTKFCYFNNYNVNQPRHFCKNCQRYWTAGGTMRNVPVGAGRRKNKNSVPQYGHITVPEALQSAHHAAVNPNGTLLTFDSDSPLCESMASVLNIVDKTNSRNGFHRPEEMEMSVRSKESGDDSSTTASSSKDEVGKKPKMMPNGHPLPHQVPCYPGGPWPYPWNPVQWNSAVSPPSFPVPFYAAAPPPYWACAVPGAWNVPYVMQQPPTALQTPPSPNSPTLGKHLREETAPKPANAEEGEPKESNLERNLWFPKTLRIDDPGEAAKSSIWATLGIKNERAGAVGASGGGSGLFKVFQPQSKGDEKSLGSEASTVLQANPAALSRSLNFHENS